The proteins below are encoded in one region of Thermothelomyces thermophilus ATCC 42464 chromosome 1, complete sequence:
- a CDS encoding glycoside hydrolase family 7 protein (CAZy_ID 267863), whose product MYAKFATLAALVAGAAAQNACTLTAENHPSLTWSKCTSGGSCTSVQGSITIDANWRWTHRTDSATNCYEGNKWDTSYCSDGPSCASKCCIDGADYSSTYGITTSGNSLNLKFVTKGQYSTNIGSRTYLMESDTKYQMFQLLGNEFTFDVDVSNLGCGLNGALYFVSMDADGGMSKYSGNKAGAKYGTGYCDSQCPRDLKFINGEANVENWQSSTNDANAGTGKYGSCCSEMDVWEANNMAAAFTPHPCTVIGQSRCEGDSCGGTYSTDRYAGICDPDGCDFNSYRQGNKTFYGKGMTVDTTKKITVVTQFLKNSAGELSEIKRFYVQNGKVIPNSESTIPGVEGNSITQDWCDRQKAAFGDVTDFQDKGGMVQMGKALAGPMVLVMSIWDDHAVNMLWLDSTWPIDGAGKPGAERGACPTTSGVPAEVEAEAPNSNVIFSNIRFGPIGSTVSGLPDGGSGNPNPPVSSSTPVPSSSTTSSGSSGPTGGTGVAKHYEQCGGIGFTGPTQCESPYTCTKLNDWYSQCL is encoded by the exons ATGTACGCCAAGTTCGCGACCCTCGCCGCCCTTGTGGCTGGCGCCGCTGCTCAGAACGCCTGCACTCTGACCGCTGAGAACCACCCCTCGCTGACGTGGTCCAAGTGCACGTCTGGCGGCAGCTGCACCAGCGTCCAGGGTTCCATCACCATCGACGCCAACTGGCGGTGGACTCACCGGACCGATAGCGCCACCAACTGCTACGAGGGCAACAAGTGGGATACTTCGTACTGCAGCGATGGTCCTTCTTGCGCCTCCAAGTGCTGCATCGACGGCGCTGACTACTCGAGCACCTATGGCATCACCACGAGCGGTAACTCCCTGAACCTCAAGTTCGTCACCAAGGGCCAGTACTCGACCAACATCGGCTCGCGTACCTACCTGATGGAGAGCGACACCAAGTACCAGA TGTTCCAGCTCCTCGGCAACGAGTTCACCTTCGATGTCGACGTCTCCAACCTCGGCTGCGGCCTCAATGGCGCCCTCTACTTCGTGTCCATGGATGCCGATGGTGGCATGTCCAAGTACTCGGGCAACAAGGCAGGTGCCAAGTACGGTACCGGCTACTGTGATTCTCAGTGCCCCCGCGACCTCAAGTTCATCAACGGCGAGGCCAACGTAGAGAACTGGCAGAGCTCGACCAACGATGCCAACGCCGGCACGGGCAAGTACGGCAGCTGCTGCTCCGAGATGGACGTCTGGGAGGCCAACAACATGGCCGCCGCCTTCACTCCCCACCCTTGCACCGTGATCGGCCAGTCGCGCTGCGAGGGCGACTCGTGCGGCGGTACCTACAGCACCGACCGCTATGCCGGCATCTGCGACCCCGACGGATGCGACTTCAACTCGTACCGCCAGGGCAACAAGACCTTCTACGGCAAGGGCATGACGGTCGACACGACCAAGAAGATCACGGTCGTCACCCAGTTCCTCAAGAACTCGGCCGGCGAGCTCTCCGAGATCAAGCGGTTCTACGTCCAGAACGGCAAGGTCATCCCCAACTCCGAGTCCACCATCCCGGGCGTCGAGGGCAACTCCATCACCCAGGACTGGTGCGACCGCCAGAAGGCCGCCTTCGGCGACGTGACCGACTTCCAGGACAAGGGCGGCATGGTCCAGATGGGCAAGGCCCTCGCGGGGCCCATGGTCCTCGTCATGTCCATCTGGGACGACCACGCCGTCAACATGCTCTGGCTCGACTCCACCTGGCCCAtcgacggcgccggcaagCCGGGCGCCGAGCGCGGTGCCTGCCCCACCACCTCGGGCGTCCCCGCTGaggtcgaggccgaggccccCAACTCCAACGTCATCTTCTCCAACATCCGCTTCGGCCCCATCGGCTCCACCGTCTCCGGCCTGCccgacggcggcagcggcaaccCCAACCCGCCCGTCAGCTCGTCCACCCCGGTCCCCTCCTCGTCCACCACATCCTCCGGTTCCTCCGGCCCGACTGGCGGCACGGGTGTCGCTAAGCACTATGAGCAATGCGGAGGAATCGGGTTCACTGGCCCTACCCAGTGCGAGAGCCCCTACACTTGCACCAAGCTGAATGACTGGTACTCGCAGTGCCTGTAA